The following coding sequences lie in one Pseudorasbora parva isolate DD20220531a chromosome 18, ASM2467924v1, whole genome shotgun sequence genomic window:
- the cldnd gene encoding claudin-like protein ZF-A89: MASAGLQILAIALAVIGWLGEIIICALPMWKVTAFIGNNIVTAQIFWEGLWMNCVQQSTGQMQCKVYDSMLALPQDLQAARALVIISILVTFLGVLLAVAGGKCTNCIDDQDAKAKVGVAAGVFFLVGGVLCLIPVCWCAHTVIRDFYNPTLSEAQKRELGASLFIGWGASGLLLIGGALLCCQCPKSEGRGYSVKYSAPRSAPGAYV; the protein is encoded by the coding sequence ATGGCATCTGCTGGGCTTCAGATTTTGGCCATCGCCCTCGCGGTCATTGGCTGGTTGGGAGAGATCATCATCTGCGCGCTCCCCATGTGGAAGGTGACGGCGTTCATTGGCAACAACATCGTGACCGCACAGATCTTCTGGGAAGGCCTTTGGATGAACTGCGTGCAGCAGAGCACGGGACAGATGCAGTGCAAGGTCTACGACTCCATGCTGGCGCTACCGCAAGATCTCCAGGCCGCTCGAGCTCTTGTTATCATCTCCATCCTCGTGACCTTCCTGGGAGTTCTTCTGGCCGTCGCTGGAGGCAAATGCACCAACTGCATTGACGACCAGGACGCAAAGGCCAAAGTAGGAGTCGCGGCCGGTGTGTTCTTCCTGGTTGGTGGTGTTCTCTGCTTGATCCCTGTCTGCTGGTGCGCGCACACCGTCATCCGAGACTTCTACAACCCCACTCTGTCTGAGGCCCAGAAGCGGGAGCTGGGAGCGTCGCTGTTCATCGGATGGGGCGCGTCTGGTCTGCTGCTCATCGGGGGCGCGCTTCTCTGTTGTCAGTGCCCGAAGAGTGAGGGTCGTGGTTACTCCGTGAAATACTCCGCTCCGAGGTCTGCCCCAGGGGCCTATGTGTGA
- the cldn28 gene encoding claudin-4, with product MRSRQILAVCLAVLGLCGTILICALPMWKVTAFVGANIVTAQVFWEGLWMTCVLQSTGHMQCKAFDSMLALTQDLQAARALICASIAVSVVAIGLSVVGANFTNFYREERLKKTNIGIAAGAVYIVAGVTCLVAVSWSAYVIIVDFYNPQAAAGRKGELGASIYVGWVAGVLLIVGGGLLISTYSNRC from the coding sequence ATGAGGAGTCGACAGATCTTGGCTGTATGTCTGGCTGTGTTAGGCCTATGTGGTACTATTCTTATATGTGCATTGCCTATGTGGAAAGTGACGGCCTTCGTGGGAGCAAACATTGTGACAGCACAGGTTTTCTGGGAAGGCTTGTGGATGACTTGCGTCCTTCAGAGCACCGGTCACATGCAGTGCAAAGCATTTGACTCCATGCTGGCTCTGACCCAAGATCTCCAGGCAGCGCGAGCTTTGATTTGTGCCTCTATCGCGGTCAGTGTGGTTGCCATTGGACTGTCGGTTGTTGGGGCAAATTTCACCAACTTCTATAGAGAAGAGCGGCttaaaaagacaaacattggAATAGCAGCTGGTGCAGTCTATATAGTTGCAGGTGTAACTTGCCTTGTTGCTGTCAGCTGGTCGGCATATGTCATTATTGTGGACTTCTATAACCCTCAAGCAGCAGCAGGGCGAAAAGGAGAGCTGGGAGCTTCCATCTATGTCGGATGGGTGGCCGGTGTCCTGCTAATTGTGGGTGGTGGGCTTTTGATCAGCACATACTCCAACAGATGTTGA
- the LOC137047192 gene encoding claudin-4, which translates to MASQGIQILGIMLAMVGWLGTLITCGMPMWRVTAFVGANIVTAQIIWEGLWMSCVVQSTGQMQCKVYDSMLALSQDLQASRAMVILSIMVGVFGFLMAVVGGKCTNCLEDETAKARACIVSGVVLIIAGFLLLIPVCWSAHTLIRDFYNPLVTEAQRRELGACLYIGWGSGGLLLMGGGLLCWNCPSNDNRRYTATKYAHARSVTPVMGYV; encoded by the coding sequence ATGGCATCTCAAGGCATCCAGATCCTGGGCATCATGCTTGCCATGGTAGGCTGGTTGGGGACCCTCATCACCTGTGGCATGCCAATGTGGAGGGTCACGGCCTTTGTTGGAGCGAACATCGTCACAGCACAAATCATCTGGGAGGGTCTGTGGATGAGCTGTGTTGTGCAGAGCACTGGACAGATGCAGTGTAAAGTCTACGACTCCATGTTGGCTCTGTCACAAGATCTGCAGGCTTCCAGAGCCATGGTTATCCTCTCCATCATGGTGGGCGTCTTTGGATTCCTGATGGCTGTTGTTGGAGGAAAGTGTACCAACTGCTTGGAGGATGAAACAGCCAAAGCCAGAGCATGCATCGTTTCAGGGGTGGTTTTAATTATTGCTGGCTTTCTGCTCCTGATACCTGTGTGCTGGTCTGCACACACTCTTATCAGGGACTTCTACAACCCTTTAGTAACAGAAGCCCAGCGGAGGGAGCTTGGAGCCTGTCTCTACATAGGCTGGGGATCTGGAGGCCTCTTATTGATGGGTGGTGGGCTTCTTTGTTGGAACTGCCCGTCCAATGACAATAGGCGCTACACGGCAACCAAATACGCCCATGCAAGGTCTGTGACCCCAGTAATGGGTTACGTGTGA
- the cldnb gene encoding claudin b, which yields MVSAGLQLLGIALAIIGWIGVIVVCALPMWRVTAFIGNNIVTAQISWEGIWMSCVVQSTGQMQCKVYDSMLALSSDLQAARALTIIAIVIGILGIMLAMAGGQCTNCVEDESSKTKVAITAGVIFIVAGVLCLVPVCWTTHVVIQDFYNPLVYQAQKRELGAALYIGWGAAALLIIGGALLCCNCPPKEERGKYTAKYNATPRSEASAPSGKNFV from the coding sequence ATGGTGTCTGCTGGGCTTCAGTTACTGGGCATCGCCCTGGCTATCATAGGATGGATCGGTGTCATTGTGGTCTGCGCTCTTCCCATGTGGAGAGTTACAGCCTTCATTGGAAATAACATTGTCACGGCACAGATTTCGTGGGAAGGAATCTGGATGAGCTGCGTCGTGCAAAGTACCGGACAGATGCAGTGTAAAGTCTACGACTCCATGCTGGCCCTCAGCTCAGACCTTCAGGCCGCCCGCGCTCTCACCATCATCGCCATCGTCATCGGGATCCTGGGCATCATGCTGGCGATGGCTGGAGGCCAGTGCACCAATTGCGTTGAAGACGAGAGCTCCAAAACCAAGGTCGCTATCACTGCCGGTGTGATTTTCATCGTAGCTGGGGTGCTGTGCCTGGTCCCGGTGTGCTGGACGACCCACGTCGTCATCCAGGACTTCTACAACCCCTTGGTGTACCAAGCACAAAAGAGAGAGCTGGGAGCAGCGCTTTACATCGGCTGGGGAGCCGCCGCCCTGTTGATCATTGGGGGAGCTTTGCTCTGCTGCAACTGCCCACCAAAAGAGGAAAGGGGAAAATACACAGCCAAATATAACGCTACCCCTCGTTCTGAAGCCTCTGCACCCTCTGGCAAAAACTTTGTGTAA